The nucleotide sequence TTCCAACGGGCGGCGATAACCATTTTTTTTATGCCCAGATCACGCAGGATATCCATCATGGAGACGATTTTTCCGTGAGGCACGTTCTTATCAGCGGTCAAGATAACGATGGTTGAAGCCATATCTGGGGCGGCCTTTTTTAAGACTTCCTTCAAATCCTCGATGGCTACAGGGTTACTGGCTACAAATATGTCCCCTTGAGCCGTAACGCTGATGTTGACTTTGGACGCTGTGGTAACCGGAGCGCCGGGCTTTATCTCGGGCAAGGAAATCTGGAGGCCTGGCGCGGCCACGAATTGAGTGGTGACCATGAAAAAAAGCAGGAGAAGAAAAACCACGTCAATCAAAGGGGCAATTTCAATAAGAGGCACCTCTCGATGTCTGATCTTGAACTGCACGATCTATTGCTCCGGGCCCTTGAGGGATTCGACCAGCTTGATGGATTGTTCTTCCAGATTGAGAATCAAATTGTCGGCCTTGCTCGAGACAAAACGGTACCCCACCAGGGTGGGGATGGCGACGGTCAAGCCGGCGGCCGTGGTAATCAGCGCCTCAGAAATGCCACCGGCCATGGTCCCGGGGTTGCCCACACCATAGTAGGCAATAATGTTAAAGGTTTTGATCATACCGGAGACTGTGCCCAGGAGCCCTAAAAGCGGAGTGATGCTGGCTATGGTGGCCAGAATAGAGATGTATTTTTCCAGTTCAGCGGCTTCCCTGCGACCGACTTCCTGAACCACTTCCTTGATGATCTGCCGCGGCTGGCCTGAGCTTCTAAGACCAGCCTGGTA is from Deltaproteobacteria bacterium and encodes:
- a CDS encoding biopolymer transporter ExbD, yielding MQFKIRHREVPLIEIAPLIDVVFLLLLFFMVTTQFVAAPGLQISLPEIKPGAPVTTASKVNISVTAQGDIFVASNPVAIEDLKEVLKKAAPDMASTIVILTADKNVPHGKIVSMMDILRDLGIKKMVIAARWKVEPQR
- a CDS encoding MotA/TolQ/ExbB proton channel family protein is translated as MSFFLPDLIIRGGWLMYPISLCSILALAVFLERLFKLRRVRILPRDLMQDMNDLIIRYKYPDAISLCQGHPSPMARIYQAGLRSSGQPRQIIKEVVQEVGRREAAELEKYISILATIASITPLLGLLGTVSGMIKTFNIIAYYGVGNPGTMAGGISEALITTAAGLTVAIPTLVGYRFVSSKADNLILNLEEQSIKLVESLKGPEQ